The following coding sequences are from one Capsicum annuum cultivar UCD-10X-F1 chromosome 3, UCD10Xv1.1, whole genome shotgun sequence window:
- the LOC107864304 gene encoding protein disulfide isomerase pTAC5, chloroplastic, with protein sequence MASSLPLSFNIITSHLPNNLKFLTHHSTHHNSSTSLSISHICYSTSPEREEESRWLREEARWLREEQRWLREERRWEKQREALLVEIQKLQLRVKELESRNSVVVEGSSVSETVSAIAKLLQLLKEGEAGKNVTVIAESGSIALPLVLEAAKQNEVVVKEAPQQEKVIREAPKEAEGDGNKAKKRRTLKKGSEGDEVRLMQEQLLKLGFYCGEEDMEFSSFAGGTERAVKTWQASSDVREDGIMTSELLEKLYTVQKIDTVKENPKQPDGTEAKASANGAPIASIMEIEEVQQTIVKEDGVSETEVSHHRVFLLGENRWEEPSRLSTSKKPAETTNGSSTTVKCLTCRGEGRLLCMECDGTGEPNIEEQFMEWIDEGMKCPYCEGHGFVTCDVCDGKKMVKA encoded by the exons ATGGCATCTTCACTACCACTAAGTTTCAACATCATCACTTCCCATCTCCCCAACAACCTTAAGTTCCTCACACACCATAGTACTCACCACAACTCCTCAACATCCCTCTCCATATCTCACATTTGCTACAGCACTTCACCCGAAAGGGAAGAGGAGTCGCGGTGGCTAAGGGAGGAAGCGCGGTGGTTGAGGGAGGAGCAACGATGGTTAAGAGAAGAGAGAAGGTGGGAAAAACAGCGAGAAGCTTTGTTGGTTGAAATTCAGAAGTTACAACTCCGTGTTAAGGAGTTAGAGAGTAGAAACAGTGTTGTTGTAGAAGGCTCTTCAGTGTCCGAAACTGTTTCTGCAATTGCCAAGTTATTACAG CTGCTGAAGGAGGGGGAGGCGGGAAAGAATGTAACTGTGATCGCAGAAAGTGGATCGATTGCTTTGCCATTAGTTTTAGAAGCAGCAAAGCAAAATGAGGTTGTTGTCAAGGAAGCACCGCAACAGGAGAAGGTGATTAGGGAAGCTCCTAAAGAAGCAGAAGGAGACGGTAACAAGGCCAAGAAGAGGCGAACTTTGAAAAAGGGATCCGAAGGAGATGAAGTTCGACTGATGCAG GAGCAATTGTTAAAATTGGGCTTTTATTGCGGTGAGGAAGATATGGAATTCTCAAGCTTTGCTGGTGGGACAGAACGTGCTGTGAAAACTTGGCAG GCTTCATCTGATGTCCGAGAAGATGGCATTATGACTTCTGAGCTTCTTGAAAAGTTATATACGGTGCAAAAGATTGACACAGTGAAGGAAAATCCCAAACAACCAGATGGAACTGAAGCTAAG GCTAGTGCAAATGGTGCCCCAATTGCATCTATCATGGAAATAGAGGAAGTTCAGCAGACGATTGTGAAAGAAGATGGTGTGTCTGAAACTGAGGTGTCACACCATAGAGTCTTTCTCCTCGGTGAGAATCGATGGGAAGAACCTTCCAGACTTTCTACAAGTAAGAAACCGGCGGAGACTACTAATGGCAGCAGCACCACCGTGAAATGTCTTACTTGTCGTGGAGAGGGTCGCCTGTTATGCATGG AATGTGATGGGACTGGTGAGCCAAACATTGAGGAACAG TTTATGGAATGGATAGATGAAGGAATGAAGTGTCCTTATTGTGAAGGCCATGGATTTGTAACTTGTGATGTTTGTGATGGCAAAAAGATGGTGAAAGCTTAG
- the LOC107864303 gene encoding glutathione reductase, chloroplastic produces MARKMLIDGELGKPSEEEVHYDFDLFVIGAGSGGVRASRFSAQYGAKVAICELPFDPIGSEVSGGVGGTCVLRGCVPKKILVYGAAYGPELEDARNYGWEVNERVDFNWKKLLHKKTEEIVRLNGIYKRLLSNAGVKLFEGEGRVIGPNEVELIQLDGTKMSYSAKHILISTGSRAHRPGIPGQELAITSDEALSLEELPKRAVILGGGYIAVEFASIWRGMGVTVDLCFRKQLPLRGFDDEMRAVVARNLEGRGITMHPCTTLTKLEKAEEGGIKVHTDHGEVIMADVVLVATGRLPNTKRLNLDAVGVELDNMKAIKVDEYSRTNIPSIWAIGDVTNRMNLTPVALMEGTCFAKTVFGEKPTKPDYSHVPCAVFCIPPLSVVGFSEEQAMEQVNGEVSVYTSSFNPMKNTISGRTEKSVMKLLVDAQTDKVLGASMCGPDAPEIMQGVAVALKCGATKEQFDSTVGIHPSAAEEFVTMRSETRRVSANKPKTNL; encoded by the exons ATGGCTAGGAAGATGCTGATTGATGGAGAGTTAGGCAAACCTAGTGAGGAAGAAGTGCACTATGACTTTGATTTATTCGTAATAGGTGCTGGAAGTGGTGGGGTTCGAGCTAGTCGGTTTTCAGCCCAATATGGAGCTAAG GTTGCAATCTGTGAGCTTCCATTTGATCCTATTGGCTCTGAAGTTAGTGGGGGAGTAGGTGGAAC ATGTGTTCTTCGTGGTTGTGTTCCTAAAAAGATTTTGGTTTATGGAGCTGCCTATGGGCCGGAGTTGGAG GATGCAAGGAATTATGGATGGGAAGTGAATGAGAGAGTCGATTTCAACTGGAAGAAGCTTTTGCATAAAAAG ACTGAGGAGATTGTACGGTTAAATGGGATCTACAAGAGGCTACTTTCAAATGCAGGAGTTAAACTTTTTGAAGGTGAGGGAAGGGTGATAGGTCCAAATGAAGTTGAGTTAATTCAACTGGATGGCACCAAGATGAGCTATTCGGCAAAGCACATTCTAATTTCGACTGGTAGTAGGGCTCATCGTCCAGGAATTCCAGGACAG GAGCTAGCCATAACTTCAGATGAAGCCTTGAGCTTGGAAGAGTTACCAAAGCGTGCTGTGATACTTGGTGGAGG GTACATTGCTGTTGAGTTTGCTTCAATATGGCGAGGAATGGGTGTGACAGTGGATCTATGTTTCAGAAAGCAACTCCCACTGAG AGGTTTTGATGATGAAATGCGAGCTGTAGTTGCAAGAAATCTAGAAGGCAGAGGAATCACTATGCATCCTTGCACTACATTGACTAAG CTTGAAAAAGCAGAAGAAGGTGGCATCAAAGTGCACACAGACCATGGTGAAGTGATAATGGCAGATGTTGTGCTCGTTGCAACTG GTCGTCTCCCTAACACAAAAAGGTTGAATCTGGATGCTGTTGGTGTCGAGCTTGACAACATGAAAGCGATAAAG GTAGATGAGTACTCTCGCACTAATATACCGAGCATTTGGGCCATTGGTGATGTCACCAATCGGATGAATCTTACTCCTGTTGCTTTGATGGAAGGAACCTGTTTTGCG AAAACTGTTTTCGGTGAAAAACCTACCAAGCCCGACTACTCACATGTCCCATGTGCTGTGTTCTG CATCCCGCCTCTCTCTGTTGTGGGGTTTAGCGAAGAACAGGCCATGGAGCAAGTAAATGGAGAAGTTTCAGTTTATACATCATCATTCAATCCAATGAAGAACACCATTTCTGG ACGAACAGAGAAGTCAGTTATGAAGCTTCTTGTTGATGCGCAGACAGATAAAGTTTTAGGGGCATCCATGTGTGGTCCAGATGCACCTGAAATCATGCAG GGCGTTGCCGTTGCACTAAAGTGTGGAGCAACCAAGGAGCAGTTTGACAGTACA GTGGGAATACACCCTTCTGCTGCAGAAGAGTTTGTGACCATGCGTTCAGAGACAAGGCGCGTTTCTGCAAACAAACCAAAGACAAATCTCTGA